A single window of Lutzomyia longipalpis isolate SR_M1_2022 chromosome 1, ASM2433408v1 DNA harbors:
- the LOC129786502 gene encoding histone-lysine N-methyltransferase SETD1B-A isoform X2, with amino-acid sequence MSDIDDLLNYDENELGGLGDDVEDLDANEDELLLSDEETTPTKSSTTYEAKSPPSSTASSQPQNQQLEWREQVDSSTHTTTEPETEVTTTDDQFDALSGECQSQKNGEVSSTIKDTIEGVPAGSSEVISQEEGELVQSQETADAPSEYPSSEAGTATGTDDAVELDYSYTDGDVDDSDDPGERRNPKTAAERESLLPEGDEQHYRHDRHMRGFPRRLRGSPGGRGMSMRFPRGPGGFPQYRQSLPNENFNPQTPQMLPDFQFRGVAPDHPTSSSAGVQRYDEMSPEFRQPVISSAYRPGTSSHDFRGPQSFGIMSPFEHKPGGPQMFGMESQFRGQGPRGMDFGPRGSRHQFRPFNPNGVRPSFRPNMPRMPPRMEGMRPQFAGNQASSTFPGPPRPPQAYPGPQNPMPMGPGGQPQQSASKMPRKVLINPNFKGGVEAATTQLMMDTMQHPQFINSISSHVSHLHSDEELLRQQEEFIIKNQMHIEKRRLERTPERERERDRDYSPPRRRASSRERVRSGWRSRRGDSPDGGRDWRRRRRSMSPERSKGDEKKNEKPHEDEDEETRAYRIEIEKQKAMREKILRDKEARRRKAAEEKAKGEEKQQQQQQQQQQQVVEKKKEEGAPPPKLTPLVVTESKIISLKRKPEQSQTNAAPAKQPAVLNNASKGAPEPLPDYVDDDVGTPSPPPPRTHTPPQPPTSSSVAPVQRRLVLKPAVEAPKGGFAFAADSTEATSAKPKGIFDRLEKKIGVNEAAKRKIQRIVINNVDVKRGKKF; translated from the exons atgtctgacAT TGATGACCTACTGAACTACGACGAAAATGAATTGGGAGGATTGGGCGATGATGTTGAAGATTTGGACGCCAATGAGGATGAATTGCTGCTGTCCGATGAGGAGACAACCCCCACAAAATCGAGCACAACGTATGAAGCTAAAAGTCCCCCATCGTCTACAGCGAGTTCGCAGCCCCAGAATCAGCAGTTAGAGTGGAGGGAGCAGGTTGATAGTAGCACACACACCACCACGGAGCCTGAAACAGAAGTCACTACAACTGATGATCAGTTCGATGCTCTGTCGGGGGAGTGccaatcacaaaaaaatgggGAAGTGTCATCCACGATTAAGGACACAATTGAAGGCGTGCCGGCCGGAAGTTCTGAAGTTATTTCACAGGAGGAGGGTGAATTAGTACAGTCGCAGGAGACAGCAGATGCTCCCAGTGAGTATCCATCGTCAGAAGCAGGAACGGCAACAGGAACAGATGATGCCGTTGAATTAGATTATTCCTACACCGATGGAG ATGTGGATGATTCTGACGATCCAGGCGAGAGGAGGAACCCAAAAACAGCGGCTGAAAGGGAAAGTTTATTACCCGAAGGGGATGAGCAGCATTATAGGCACGATAGGCACATGAGGGGCTTTCCACGACGCCTCAGGGGCTCTCCAGGTGGACGTGGAATGTCAATGCGCTTTCCTCGTGGTCCCGGAGGGTTTCCCCAGTATCGTCAGTCACTGCCAAATGAGAATTTCAACCCTCAAACACCGCAAATGCTTCCGGACTTTCAATTTCGCGGTGTTGCTCCCGATCATCCCACATCCAGCAGTGCTGGCGTCCAGAGGTACGACGAAATGTCTCCGGAATTTCGCCAGCCCGTCATTTCGTCCGCTTACCGACCCGGAACGTCATCGCATGACTTCCGAGGGCCACAATCTTTTGGCATTATGAGCCCATTTGAACATAAACCCGGTGGGCCACAGATGTTTGGCATGGAAAGCCAATTCAGGGGTCAAGGACCACGAGGAATGGACTTTGGCCCTCGCGGCAGTCGTCATCAGTTCAGACCATTCAACCCTAATGGCGTGAGGCCGTCTTTTAGGCCAAATATGCCGCGTATGCCACCCCGCATGGAGGGAATGCGGCCACAATTTGCCGGCAATCAAGCCTCATCGACATTTCCCGGCCCACCAAGGCCTCCACAGGCGTATCCTGGCCCCCAGAATCCCATGCCGATGGGTCCAGGGGGGCAGCCACAGCAGTCAGCCTCGAAGATGCCCCGGAAAGTTCTTATAAATCCAAACTTTAAGGGAGGCGTCGAGGCGGCGACAA caCAATTAATGATGGACACGATGCAGCATCCGCAGTTTATAAACTCAATCAGTAGCCATGTATCGCATCTGCATAGTGATGAAGAATTATTGCGGCAGCAGGAGGAGTTTATAATTAAGAATCAAATGCACATCGAAAAGCGCCGGCTTGAGAGGACGCCAGAACGTGAGAGAGAACGCGATCGTGACTACTCACCCCCAAGGCGTCGAGCATCGAGCAGGGAACGTGTCCGTAGTGGATGGAGGAGTCGTCGTGGAGATTCCCCTGACGGTGGGCGGGATTGGCGCAGAAGGAGACGAAGTATGAGCCCCGAGAGGAGTAAGGGTGATGAAAAGAAGAACGAAAAGCCGCATGAGGATGAGGATGAGGAAACCCGAGCGTATAGAATAGAGATTGAGAAGCAAAAGGCAATGCGAGAGAAGATCTTGCGAGACAAGGAGGCACGGCGAAGAAAAGCAGCTGAAGAAAAGGCTAAAGGAGAG gaaaagcagcaacagcaacaacagcagcagcagcagcaggtggttgagaagaaaaaggaagaaggtGCTCCGCCACCTAAATTAACCCCTCTAGTCGTGACGGagagtaaaataatttccctaaaGCGAAAACCCGAGCAATCACAGACGAATGCTGCTCCTGCAAAACAGCCGGCTGTGCTCAATAATGCCTCAAAAGGGGCACCGGAACCACTTCCGGACTATGTGGATGATGATGTGGGTACACCGTCGCCCCCACCGCCGCGTACCCACACACCTCCGCAGCCACCAACATCGAGCTCAGTGGCCCCAGTTCAGCGGCGGTTGGTGCTAAAACCAGCTGTAGAGGCCCCAAAGGGGGGCTTTGCCTTCGCAGCGGACTCCACGGAGGCAACGAGCGCCAAGCCAAAAGGGATTTTTGACAgattagagaagaaaataggCGTCAATGAGGCGGccaagaggaaaattcaaagaattgtGATTAACAATGTGGA cgtgaaaagaggaaaaaagttttaa
- the LOC129786502 gene encoding histone-lysine N-methyltransferase SETD1B-A isoform X1, with product MSDIDDLLNYDENELGGLGDDVEDLDANEDELLLSDEETTPTKSSTTYEAKSPPSSTASSQPQNQQLEWREQVDSSTHTTTEPETEVTTTDDQFDALSGECQSQKNGEVSSTIKDTIEGVPAGSSEVISQEEGELVQSQETADAPSEYPSSEAGTATGTDDAVELDYSYTDGADVDDSDDPGERRNPKTAAERESLLPEGDEQHYRHDRHMRGFPRRLRGSPGGRGMSMRFPRGPGGFPQYRQSLPNENFNPQTPQMLPDFQFRGVAPDHPTSSSAGVQRYDEMSPEFRQPVISSAYRPGTSSHDFRGPQSFGIMSPFEHKPGGPQMFGMESQFRGQGPRGMDFGPRGSRHQFRPFNPNGVRPSFRPNMPRMPPRMEGMRPQFAGNQASSTFPGPPRPPQAYPGPQNPMPMGPGGQPQQSASKMPRKVLINPNFKGGVEAATTQLMMDTMQHPQFINSISSHVSHLHSDEELLRQQEEFIIKNQMHIEKRRLERTPERERERDRDYSPPRRRASSRERVRSGWRSRRGDSPDGGRDWRRRRRSMSPERSKGDEKKNEKPHEDEDEETRAYRIEIEKQKAMREKILRDKEARRRKAAEEKAKGEEKQQQQQQQQQQQVVEKKKEEGAPPPKLTPLVVTESKIISLKRKPEQSQTNAAPAKQPAVLNNASKGAPEPLPDYVDDDVGTPSPPPPRTHTPPQPPTSSSVAPVQRRLVLKPAVEAPKGGFAFAADSTEATSAKPKGIFDRLEKKIGVNEAAKRKIQRIVINNVDVKRGKKF from the exons atgtctgacAT TGATGACCTACTGAACTACGACGAAAATGAATTGGGAGGATTGGGCGATGATGTTGAAGATTTGGACGCCAATGAGGATGAATTGCTGCTGTCCGATGAGGAGACAACCCCCACAAAATCGAGCACAACGTATGAAGCTAAAAGTCCCCCATCGTCTACAGCGAGTTCGCAGCCCCAGAATCAGCAGTTAGAGTGGAGGGAGCAGGTTGATAGTAGCACACACACCACCACGGAGCCTGAAACAGAAGTCACTACAACTGATGATCAGTTCGATGCTCTGTCGGGGGAGTGccaatcacaaaaaaatgggGAAGTGTCATCCACGATTAAGGACACAATTGAAGGCGTGCCGGCCGGAAGTTCTGAAGTTATTTCACAGGAGGAGGGTGAATTAGTACAGTCGCAGGAGACAGCAGATGCTCCCAGTGAGTATCCATCGTCAGAAGCAGGAACGGCAACAGGAACAGATGATGCCGTTGAATTAGATTATTCCTACACCGATGGAG CAGATGTGGATGATTCTGACGATCCAGGCGAGAGGAGGAACCCAAAAACAGCGGCTGAAAGGGAAAGTTTATTACCCGAAGGGGATGAGCAGCATTATAGGCACGATAGGCACATGAGGGGCTTTCCACGACGCCTCAGGGGCTCTCCAGGTGGACGTGGAATGTCAATGCGCTTTCCTCGTGGTCCCGGAGGGTTTCCCCAGTATCGTCAGTCACTGCCAAATGAGAATTTCAACCCTCAAACACCGCAAATGCTTCCGGACTTTCAATTTCGCGGTGTTGCTCCCGATCATCCCACATCCAGCAGTGCTGGCGTCCAGAGGTACGACGAAATGTCTCCGGAATTTCGCCAGCCCGTCATTTCGTCCGCTTACCGACCCGGAACGTCATCGCATGACTTCCGAGGGCCACAATCTTTTGGCATTATGAGCCCATTTGAACATAAACCCGGTGGGCCACAGATGTTTGGCATGGAAAGCCAATTCAGGGGTCAAGGACCACGAGGAATGGACTTTGGCCCTCGCGGCAGTCGTCATCAGTTCAGACCATTCAACCCTAATGGCGTGAGGCCGTCTTTTAGGCCAAATATGCCGCGTATGCCACCCCGCATGGAGGGAATGCGGCCACAATTTGCCGGCAATCAAGCCTCATCGACATTTCCCGGCCCACCAAGGCCTCCACAGGCGTATCCTGGCCCCCAGAATCCCATGCCGATGGGTCCAGGGGGGCAGCCACAGCAGTCAGCCTCGAAGATGCCCCGGAAAGTTCTTATAAATCCAAACTTTAAGGGAGGCGTCGAGGCGGCGACAA caCAATTAATGATGGACACGATGCAGCATCCGCAGTTTATAAACTCAATCAGTAGCCATGTATCGCATCTGCATAGTGATGAAGAATTATTGCGGCAGCAGGAGGAGTTTATAATTAAGAATCAAATGCACATCGAAAAGCGCCGGCTTGAGAGGACGCCAGAACGTGAGAGAGAACGCGATCGTGACTACTCACCCCCAAGGCGTCGAGCATCGAGCAGGGAACGTGTCCGTAGTGGATGGAGGAGTCGTCGTGGAGATTCCCCTGACGGTGGGCGGGATTGGCGCAGAAGGAGACGAAGTATGAGCCCCGAGAGGAGTAAGGGTGATGAAAAGAAGAACGAAAAGCCGCATGAGGATGAGGATGAGGAAACCCGAGCGTATAGAATAGAGATTGAGAAGCAAAAGGCAATGCGAGAGAAGATCTTGCGAGACAAGGAGGCACGGCGAAGAAAAGCAGCTGAAGAAAAGGCTAAAGGAGAG gaaaagcagcaacagcaacaacagcagcagcagcagcaggtggttgagaagaaaaaggaagaaggtGCTCCGCCACCTAAATTAACCCCTCTAGTCGTGACGGagagtaaaataatttccctaaaGCGAAAACCCGAGCAATCACAGACGAATGCTGCTCCTGCAAAACAGCCGGCTGTGCTCAATAATGCCTCAAAAGGGGCACCGGAACCACTTCCGGACTATGTGGATGATGATGTGGGTACACCGTCGCCCCCACCGCCGCGTACCCACACACCTCCGCAGCCACCAACATCGAGCTCAGTGGCCCCAGTTCAGCGGCGGTTGGTGCTAAAACCAGCTGTAGAGGCCCCAAAGGGGGGCTTTGCCTTCGCAGCGGACTCCACGGAGGCAACGAGCGCCAAGCCAAAAGGGATTTTTGACAgattagagaagaaaataggCGTCAATGAGGCGGccaagaggaaaattcaaagaattgtGATTAACAATGTGGA cgtgaaaagaggaaaaaagttttaa